The nucleotide window AGCAAAGCAAGACTCATATTCAAAATTGGCTTCCAGAATAAGGACACGTAACACAAAAAAAGATTAATAAAATCCACTCATTTTGTTTACGACCGAAGGGTTATTAGTTTAATTCTATGTTGTCAATATTCCATAAGATAATTCTgaacataaaatattattgATGGCACAGTgacttatataatataaatatagaaaaagggaaatatttctttcttttttttcaatgcACCCGGAAGATATccgataataaattattttcttgtGCGATTAGCTGACGATTTTTCATAGAAGGCACTGACTTTTTTCACTGTTAAGTGATCCCATGCTACTTGCAAAAACGATCCATTTTGCAGGCAATTcgctaattataaaaataaacattatCTCACACAGTATTTTACAAACTGACATTGTTTAACAAGGTACAAAACGGCGAGTGTTATTTAACAAATTTACTAAATTTCAATATATTATCTCTTCTTAACGATCTTCCGTTCTAGATCACAAGCCTGCCCGTAAACTTCCCATGCTGAACACATCCTTCTAAGTACATAATAATTTTTCCGTTTTAAAATTTCATCGAGATATTATGGAGATGCCACCTAGAATATTACACGTGAATACAAGCCGCGAGAATCATTACCTCAATTATTTTATGCGGCAGAGTTTGTATTTACCACCAGCAAGTGTCCACTTTGCCTATTTTTACTGATGGCTGGTGTTGTACCCGTTCTGAATTCGATTACACCTTCTTTACCGCTGACTAGTTTGTGTGAAACcctaaaatacaatataaattattaatccgCTTGTTCTGATTCaataaaaataacttttttatactCACGATTCAGTGTGAACTATTTTAAGGATATTTGGATTGTTGGTGATATCAATTGCTTTCGTTAGTGCTTCTATTATATATGGTACTTCCAATATTAAATCTCCCTGTTGCAAACAGAAGAAAACAATCAAATTTAAGCATCATAGCATAGTTGTTACAACGAAAACATTAACAATATACCTTGTCTTTCTTCAATTCGGGCGGTATCCTGACAATCAACAGATTATCCGATTCTCCAGTTACAACCAATTCTTCTATGGACTTGTAAGGTAGTCTGTGCTTAAGTTTAAACGTTTTTAATGTATCCAGAATGTACACCGCGTTTTCTGTTAAAATAAGAACCCTTTCGCGGGGTTTGTATCCATGCCGATCATATTTAATGACGGGAGTAGCATACTAAAAAGGAAAACAATATAATGCCTATCAACGCTATTTTTGAAGAAatcataatttttaattattattattattattattattatattattataattatacttatattatacttattaattatacttatatataatttattataattattattattatattattaattataatttttgcttctattaagaaacaaacaaagaatATTTTACCTTTATAGTCTCATCTCTAGGAAGAATATTATTCGTAAAACTCTGTCTCAACGCTTTAAATTCTGCGCCAAGCCGATCGTTGTGGAATTTCGGCCCTAAACTCTTAGCATACGACTTTTTCTTATCTTTAAACAGAGACTCCGCTAAAATCTTCAATTCGAACTGTTCTTTTTCTTCCTTGGACAAGGCCAGTCTGTATTTGCGCGCTCTCCATTTCTTATGAATGACACGAAGGTGTTCAGAGGCCTGAAACATTTAAAATTAGATTTACGTAGAAAGtacatatcatatcatatatatatattatatatgatggATTGGGCTCACTTCTCGACAGGAATAAGGACATGATGGCCAATAATTATTCAAAACGCCAACAGGGAGTGTTTTAGAGAGCTTGATCAACCATTGCGACTTCGCCAATTCGATAAATGCCATATTGATTTCAGTCGGTGGTCCGTTTCGCGTAATGAATCCTTCGATGAACCTGTGCAAAAATTATTTAccgatattattatttattaaaacgtCTTTGAGACACCTAAAGTTAATTGACAATACCTTCGAATAGTAATAACTGCTTTTCGTCTTCTGTCAGCTTCTCGCATCGCCAGCCATCTTCGAATATTCTTTTGCAATATCATAGATGCCTTCCTCATCCGCAAGAACCTTCGTCTAGCTAATATACATCTCCATTTACTCTGAATAATAGCAGCTATATCGTGTTTCTTCATCTGGAAGGCGTCTTCTGTGTCGAACAATGTCTTCGGGAatcgaatgaacaattttgtgCTGCAGGGAAGGAAAAACTTATTTAGTCGTTCTAGAAGCAAACGTGCAATAAATACATAAGGATCACACTCACTTGCCCATCCTGTATTCCTCTTCTTCAAACCCAAGAGAACACACAAGGATCTGTACACCATCTTTGGCTGATCCATGATAATTGGGCCAAGTTTCTGAACAGAGGGACTTATAACGTTGTAAGAACTGTTCGTACGGTCTCCTATAGGCAAAACCAGCTCGCCGAACTCGTAAATTCTCCATAAGACCCAGATACTTCACTTGATGCAGTACAATCTTGTCGTTAAATTGATCTGCAATGAAAATCTCTCTtgtaagaaataaaaagaaacattCTGCAAAATTACGACAAACATAGTAAATGATCGTACGCGACATCTTGAAGTCATTAGGCTTGATGCAACGAATGTAGGATGGCTCCTTGCCCATGAGAATCTCCATGAGGTTGTTCAAACTGTTCTTGAATTGCGTGACAGCCGTTTCTGGTCGCTTTTTACTAGTCAAGTCTTTGACGTCAAACACACTCTGCAGAAGatacaatttcttttttattaagaaaattaaataaataaatttcttcgCGTAGAGACAAACGAAACCTCGTGAATACCTTGGTAATCGAATTCGTTGTATTCGACATTACTTCACGCAAATCTCTGAACAGTAGGTCATTATTCTTTTCAAGGAATCCTCGGACATTGTACGTCACGTCGCCAGCGTAATGTACCAATCGGAATTCCTGTAATCCATAACTACATTGAACAAGCAGAAAAACATTTGAAAATTGAACGGTGGGTGAATTAAATGAGAACATTACATCTCGCCCCATAAGTTTCTGCGTCTGCAGGTCTGCCTTCATGTGGCTTATGTAGTGAGGATGATTGTTCAGATTGACATTCAACTTCTCCAGAAAGCTCAGGTCGGTTGGGTCGCCGGGACGAAGACACTCCTCGTCCATTAACGATATTATACctaaaacgaatcgacgccaaAATTAATTACAACGATAAAGAAATCATTCAACGCGCGTTCCAATCAAAAATTGTCACATCACCTTTATGCTTCTCCTCGATCAGGTCGCAAATGACTTTGTTGTTGAAAAATTGAATATTCTCCCAGGTGATACCCTCCCTCAAGTACTCCTCCTGCTCGGACTTCAGTGTCAGTTGAATGAACAACTGTTGCAACTTCTCGTTACAATAATTTATACAGAACTGCTCGAAGCTGTTAGGACAATGCCGCTAATGAGCTGTCGTTCTACAACGGGTTTTGTAATCCTGTTACAGGGGGGAGGACGCGTACCTGTTCTTTTGGAAGATTTCGAACCCATATATATCCAGGATTCCCATGACCATCTTGCGCGGAGGATCGTGGACCGGTTGCAGTGATTTATTCAACCTGGTCACGAGCCACGTGAACAGTCTGTCGTATACGGCTTTGGCCAGTGCGTCGCGTGCATAAATTGCCAGCTCCCTGTTCAACGGTGATACGACCACGTCGCCGCGGGCGTCTATTGTGCGGTGTGTAAACGCATCCGCTAATTGTTTCACGTCGCATCCCAGCAACTGCGAATCAATTTGACTTGTGTCGAGCAAAGGTCTGCTTTTACCAAGGCCACTTTCCCCGTACGAAATTCAGAGCAGACTTCAATGGCTCTTGCTGTCTGGTCGGCGTACCGTTGCCCGCTGCCGGCAAGAACCACTGAAGCTAATTACTCAAGGGGGATTTTCCTTTTAAAGAATAAAAGAGACCGTTCCCTACCAAGTGACTCACATAATAGTCGATTCTAATTAAAAGTTTAGAAAGTGGCACAGACATTTCGCGGTGTAACAGGGACAACCTAGGGTACCTTCGgctagctaaattatttctaagGAAGAAGCCTTACAGAGGCAACAGCTTCCACCGAGCCAGGCTTTAATATCTGAGCGACGCCATCTTCCTCTGTGAAACCAACGTTTCCCAAGTGCAACACAGAGGCGACTATGGCGAATAGATCGTCCTGTTCCTGTTGGTTCATCTCCATGGTCTTCATAGCGTTTATCACCTCCTTGTACTGACTGCCATCGTCGATGCTATCCACGGTACCCTTTGtctaaaaaataaatcgaacgtTCGAACAACTGTACCGACAAAATCTGATCGATCTGTTTAACTTACTCCGTTGGAGAGGTAATAGTAAGTGTCCAAGTTCCTTTTGAGGAACAGATCCCTCAATGTCTCGTCGCTGGCTCCGGCCAGCAATTGATAGAAAATATGGAAGTTCCTCTCACCGGTAAATTGATGCACGACGCGCGACTTCTCGAGCAGGTAATTCAGTATGTTACCGCCGATCGGGTCTCCCTGCGAAGAAATGTAATTATGTAGAGATGGTTTGCCTCCATCGGACCGGTCGACAGTGTCTCGGTTATGCGAGAACAGATAAAGaggcattaaccctttcggtacgagcgccggatatatccggcatccatccgatgaccaatatggacgagtgccgaatacatctggcatccatataagccatatttctgtaggccctttacagaatgtttacaggaaacatttgaagaaagatttagaaacggattaagcacagtcattGCTTAAcgcttaacacgttgaatgccaagccggttttacagaaattgtccgtggcgccacgatgaattttcttttatgtgatacatataatgttgaaatattatctgcaaaatcatcactgtttgaattgacgatggtaataatacaaaatttttgatattgacatttgttttaaattatatatatttctatcaatttgggtgcgccggtcaccggtggcccccatggcgtcaccgccaagttaagtgccggtcatcggtgacccccgtggcatccaacgtgttaaagaaaatcttcgtacaaaagttatgtgcgcattttcggcgcggcaccccgtacaaCAGTGGGagagtgtcacggcggacaacgcgctcgtaccgaaagggttaacgaaTAATATGTTCGGCCGTTTGTACCTGGAAATTAAATTGGATATCCATGTACTTGCCGAAACGGGACGAATTATCATTGCGATTAGTTTTCGCGTTTCCGAACGCTTCGAGCACCGGATTGCTACCGATCAATTTATCGTTCACTTCCTCCACTTGCTTCTTGTGGCCGGTGGCCGCTGCGATAAATTCGAGGACCTTCTTCGAGGCCTCGGTCTTCCCGGAACCGGATTCGCCTACGCAGATCGATCAGTGTACAACGCCGTGTAAACTTTTGCAACGTCCTCGAATCATTTTGCTATCCGGAGAACTACAACGCGGATTTCTCCGCGTATAAAAATGATCAGAAGCTACTTTTACCTATTCAAATACTCGGACGACGCGTTAGAACGAGTTTGCTGCTTAGGTAATTACGCTGTGCGTGTCTGCGCAAATGAATCTCGTCGGAGGAAATTTTCTACTCGCTCGAAGtgtcacagtaaattctcaatTTTGGGAggaagaggtacgattattaTAGCTTTTTTTTATAGCGAGTAGAAATTTTCTACTCGCTCGAAGTAGCACGGTAAATTCTCAATTTTGGgaggaggaggtacgattattataGCTTTTTTTTTATAGCGAGTAGAAATTTTCTACTCGCTCGAAGTAGCACGGTAAATTCTCAATTTTGGgaggaggaggtacgattattatagcttttatatatatatatatatatatatatatatatatatattattacgcttttatagttgttgacaatcatgGTTGTTGacaaggctcgactaatcaTACCTctttctccccaaattgtccacttttgttcccaagggagaatttactgtacttacaAGTATTATGCGTCCAGCATTTTACTCGGTATTTTATGATAAGTTGCCTGTATTTACTATTATAACAGACAAGACATTCGCACGGGGTAATTCACCCTTAAATTATTAGGGgggccggaaagttatgtcgtttgtttacattaaattcaaacagataaatatgcgcagaaacgacattactttccggtccccctaaatATTTAAATCGTGACACCGTTCTAAATCGTCCATTTGAAAGAAATACTATCGGAATAGAAGACAGGGAATATCGTCGAAGTAGCAGGTATTTGTCCTCGGTACCTGAGATGAGAATACACTGGTCCAAGTTCTCCTTGGACAAAGACTGATACGCGGTGTCTGCCAGCGCGAAACTGTAACAAAAATCATTCTCATCGTAAATCTTACGATCTTTCTAACCGCTGCTATTCAAAAACTAAATATTCACACTAAAATACTATTCAAAATTATCCCCGATCGATGGCTTACATGTGCGGTGGCGCTTCGAAGAAGTTCCGTCCATGATAGTACTGGATCGTTGCTGGATCATAGATCGGCAGCTTCTTGTAGGGATTCACGGAAACGAGTACCTGGCCGATGTACGTCTGGAAAATAGATCGAATAAACTGTCGATAAACAATTCTGTGCGACGATACGAACGAAAAAAAGCGGCGAGAAACGCTTTTCGCGTCCGTCGGACACAGGCTGGCTTAatttgttaataaaattatcGGATCGTGCCGCCGGAAACGCTGCTTTCAAGCttgaataattaaattatcGCGCTGTCGGCGAACCGGCTGCGATACCGTTAGCGCAAATCATTTTCAACATCGTCGAAAACGTTGCTGCAAACTCCGTTCAATTATTCTTGATTATATCACGTCGAATCGACGATTGATCCAGAAATACCTCCTGCATTATTGAATCGATAAGGAGACTGCTAATCGAAGAGATTGTTGCAAAACTGTGAGACAGCTTATCCGAACGATACCGTTCACCATTTGTTGCGGTCGATCCGcgaatatttctgcaaaatcttGCACGATCGACCGgcgatttattatattttttacatattataatacataaattatattatatatacatatatataactcataatataatattacatatatatatattataataatataattattataattatattattattattatatattattatgttatattattataatatatatataataatattatattatattataagttatatatatgtatatataatataatttatgtattataatatttattattattattattattataatataataaaaaataatataaaaatataatataattataataattacattattattattatataattatatatatatatatatatgtgataAATCTATTGATTatagaattaaaattaaaatattgatacAACAGTGGCGGTTTTTACGGGTGCAGAAAAATGACGCGAGCCTATGTATGGTGAATGAAACGGTTGTGTTCGACCAGACAAGATTCCTCGGGCCGACTTTATCGGGTTCGTTAGCAGAGGAAACGAGCGCCGCGGAGCCAGATGTCGAAGGCTCGGTTCCACGTAATTCGTCGAGGCAGCTGCGGTGAACGGCGATCACCGTTTTACTCACGTAAATTAGATCTTCCTTGAACCGTTTCCGCAAATTATCGATGAACGCCGCCTCGCTCTGAAAGTCCTCGAGGAGGACGAAGTCCTGGACGCCGACGCGGTCCCGCTCGTGCAGACCACGCTCCATCTTCCTCCGTACCTCGTGGTTGCTCTTGAGGACTTCCGGTCTCTTGCCGGAATCGCTCACACCGCCCCCAGTGTCGGAAACCGCACGTTCCTCGCTGAAATATCGAAATTCACAGATTTTACGATGGAATCGTGACATTCCTCTAGCTTCTTAAAAACCTTTGGCAACGTTTCAAGGTGAATCAGTGTAAATCCATGCACTTGTTAAACACTTTAATATATATTTGTCTTTCTtcgtattttataataataatcatcgaTACTGTAAATTGCTCTTCGTTCGAGCACAAGTTGCGAAAAGAATTGCgtaaagtctaaataaattcagcctcgtcatttttatatttatgttttatttattaataaatatgataataaatataacatataaatCACGCTATTTCTGGCCGATCTGCAACACCgttttattagtatttattttatCAAGCTTTCGGTCAAAAGAACTTTATATcttattttattgatattttatttattaataaatatgataataaatataacatataaatCACACTATTTCTGGCCGATCTGCAACACCGTTTTATTAACATTTATTTTATCAAGCTTTCGGTCAAAAGAACTGCAATTATTGTTCCACGATTTATTTTTAAGATCGACGATGGATCTCGCAGCGACGACGCCGAGTGCGTGTGAATAAATCGCGATCGAAGAAAGGGAAAGGGAGGCACAGGGCTCTCGCAGAAGAAGCTGTCGATTTTTGCTAGACGGGTATCCGTGTCTCGGCTCGAATCCGCGTCGCGACCGCACGCGGAAAATCGACACCGATCGCGTGAAGCGCCGTCGAAGTTCACGGTGTCGGTTTCCTTTCCGGATAATGCTCGTAGACCGCGCTTTCTCGCGGATCGTGTGACCGGCCCGGGATTTTCGAGCTGCCATCGATAATAACGCCATACACGATAACAGTTTCCCCCGTGGCgggaagaaaaaggaaaaagggGAGAAAGCAGACCGGGGACCGGAAGCGGCGTGACACGCGGGACATCGATTTGTTCCGTCGTGAGCCCGCGCGAGCGAAAATCTATAATTAACGGGGAGACAGTTGCACAAAAGATGCGTCTTATGTCATCGATTTCCCTGTTTCGCTTGAATCAACAACTTTGCCGGCTGCCAGTGACTCGTCGATGTAAAATTACCGCAGCAAAATTTCGAAGTAGAATCTAACGAGGTTAAATTAACGAAGCGAAATTAACGAGGTAAAATTACCGGAGTAAAATTTCGAAGTAAAATTATCGAAATAAATTGTCGAAGTGAAATTACCGAAGCAAAATTATCGAAATAAATTGTCGAAGTAAAATTACCAAAGTAAAATTATGGAAATAAATTGTCGAATTAAAATTACCGAAGTAAAATTACCAAAGTAAAATGATCGAAATAAATTGTCGAAGTAAAATTACCAAAATAAATTGTCGAAGTAAAATAACCGAAGTAAAATTACCAaaataaaattatcaaaataaattGTCGAAGTAAAATTACCGAAGTAAAATTACCAaaataaaattatcaaaataaattGTCGAAGTAAAATTACCGAAGTAAAATTACCAAAATAAATTGTCGAAGTAAAATAACCGAAGTAAAATTACCAaaataaaattatcaaaataaattGTCGAAGTAAAATTACCGAAGtaaaattatcaaaataaattGTCGAAGTAAAATAACCGAAGTAAAATTACCGAAGTAAAATTACGTTTTATCTTGTCTTCTATCGTCTATTGTATCTTTCCTTTTATTATATCATTCTTTTTCCTCTTATCTTTATTTTCTATCTTTATCTGTATTTTCAAATGAACATTACTGTTACAAATGCATTCGAGCGGGGTGAAACTTTCAGCATGGCTAATTATCGTGGTTTCGGTACCAGGAAATTAATTCAAATTAACTCGACAGAATCGCAACAGAGTGTCGAACCTCTTTAATCGAATAATCAATGGGCCTTTAGTATTAGCGACGTTACTCAATCCCGGAACTCCATTCGAAGAAATCGAAAAATAATCTCGTACACGGAGGATCTTGTATCAATTGATCTTCCTCGATTGCGGACGATAAAACGCTAGATTAGATACCGATAAATAGCGAATGCTGGGAGATCCGTTCCAAACAAAACGGTAACACGAATTTGCTCGCGCGAACATCGGCCGAAAGCAAACAAAAATCGTTGAACAAACGTTGAACGTCGGAATCTAGTTTGCAGCAGCGACGAATTGTGATCCGCACACTAGACGGAAGGCTTTAAAGAGCGCGACTGAGCTCGGCAGGCTGCAGAATTTCAGGTAGGAGACGGCCGTGGCGATTTTAAGGGATCGTTTCTACCCCTCCAGCCGTCTGGAGGGTAGCTTCGTGGGAAAATAAGCGCAGCGGATCGTGTCTCCGTTCGAACGACGAGGACGCTATGGAGGAGGCTATGCTCTAAAATACTAAAACAGAAAAAAAGTAGTCCATCCCGCGCGATTCGtcgaatgtaataaaatatgataaaattaaattggtaataaaaatacaatttttacgTCGAACACACgcgttaatattaatgcgagcgcgcgcgcacgtCCTGGTCACGTTACTCACCCCATGTTTCACCGATGTTCCTGCTCCCTGGACATCCAAAGCGAACAATTAATTCGAGGAACGCGAGTTATCGTTATTTGGGGGACACGAAACCGACGGCGGTGCTCCCGCAACTGATGCTCGTTGATCTTCTCCGCGGAATCTAACGTCAGATCGCCTAGATAAGATAACGGGGCGTGCTACGTGGAAAACTGATCTCGATCACGCTCGGCAAAATCGATGACGCTTTTTACAACGGGGAATTTCCCTACGAACAAAACCCTCTCGAGTTTTTCCTCGTTCGCGGTATTTGAATTACCGGCACGGGAAAGCCGCTGACAATCGCGTTTCCGCCGGGTCGGATCGGGGGGAGGTCGACGACTCCGCCGATCCTCGTTCACGGAATTAGGACGATTTTCGGACCTCTTTTGAAACGGACGCGCCGATTCCGGAGAGAATCTAGCTTTCGAATCCCGTACAACGCGCAACAATTGGTCCGCGGACTCGATGCGTTTACGGCGAAAATTAGTGGACAGTGTTCGAAACGCTGGAAACGTTCGAACAATTTTGAAGTTACTATTGCGTTACGTTGTCAAGATTGTTTAAGGAAGAAACGAATGTCTGTTGACCGCTTGACGTACTTTGACGAAAATTGCTAGGAATAATTTATTAAGTATAGaagttattctgtcctttaaaattggaataaaattctggtCTCTCGTCGTCGATATTTAAGAAGCATTCAAGTCAATTTAGGCATGCAACAAGCATCAACTTTCTTTcccttcgaagaaattattgcaatcggaaaatttctaatcgcagtaactgcgaggAAAATGGTATGTACACATTTAACGAATCGTAATTACGTTAGAATTTAAAAATCGAGTCCTGCACGAAGATAGTTTTATATCGGAGTCGATTAGATTGCCGGCTATTTGCGCGATGCGTTCTTCTCGGATCGAGAAGTGGCGATTGCGCAAGCATATCGCGCCCGTTCCCCGACGATTCTGTTCCCAATTACGGTgaagtctccctaatcgacgctcagattctgcgcaAAAATGATGGGAAAaagtttgagaagaggagacacaattgttcgagcattgcagctcgttttcgtgcagggtgttccaaaattattgtacaagcgagagctggaaggttcctgaggccatttgaagcaactttttcctcagcgaaaatgcaatccgcgacttcgtttacgagttattaacgaaaaagcagtggccaatgagaggccggatcagctggcgcgaggcggccgagccaaccagCTGTCgtagcccagttccgcccactgactcgaccgtctcgcgccagctaatctggccgctcattggtcactgtttttcgctgataactcgcaaacgaagccgcggattgcattttcgctgaggaaaaagttactacaaatgacctcgggaacccatcATTTCCCGCTCGAACAATAATTTCGGaacgcgaggctcgattaatcgcacctcctcctcccaaactgtccaatttcgtttacaagctgaaggaaaattggggagaattcgcTGTAATCCTTCGAATTTTTCCAACGAATCGTCAGTTAATTGGCGCGGCGCTCGCGATCGACACATTTCCATTCTGTTGCCTTCGCAAGGAGCCCGATCATCTCCGTCTCCGACGAAATCCTTTCGAACTAGCCTCGCCCAACGATTGGCTGATCGGACCAGCGATCT belongs to Megalopta genalis isolate 19385.01 chromosome 1, iyMegGena1_principal, whole genome shotgun sequence and includes:
- the Myo61F gene encoding unconventional myosin 61F isoform X4, which codes for MERGLHERDRVGVQDFVLLEDFQSEAAFIDNLRKRFKEDLIYTYIGQVLVSVNPYKKLPIYDPATIQYYHGRNFFEAPPHIFALADTAYQSLSKENLDQCILISGESGSGKTEASKKVLEFIAAATGHKKQVEEVNDKLIGSNPVLEAFGNAKTNRNDNSSRFGKYMDIQFNFQGDPIGGNILNYLLEKSRVVHQFTGERNFHIFYQLLAGASDETLRDLFLKRNLDTYYYLSNGTKGTVDSIDDGSQYKEVINAMKTMEMNQQEQDDLFAIVASVLHLGNVGFTEEDGVAQILKPGSVEAVASLLGCDVKQLADAFTHRTIDARGDVVVSPLNRELAIYARDALAKAVYDRLFTWLVTRLNKSLQPVHDPPRKMVMGILDIYGFEIFQKNSFEQFCINYCNEKLQQLFIQLTLKSEQEEYLREGITWENIQFFNNKVICDLIEEKHKGIISLMDEECLRPGDPTDLSFLEKLNVNLNNHPHYISHMKADLQTQKLMGRDEFRLVHYAGDVTYNVRGFLEKNNDLLFRDLREVMSNTTNSITKSVFDVKDLTSKKRPETAVTQFKNSLNNLMEILMGKEPSYIRCIKPNDFKMSHQFNDKIVLHQVKYLGLMENLRVRRAGFAYRRPYEQFLQRYKSLCSETWPNYHGSAKDGVQILVCSLGFEEEEYRMGNTKLFIRFPKTLFDTEDAFQMKKHDIAAIIQSKWRCILARRRFLRMRKASMILQKNIRRWLAMREADRRRKAVITIRRFIEGFITRNGPPTEINMAFIELAKSQWLIKLSKTLPVGVLNNYWPSCPYSCREASEHLRVIHKKWRARKYRLALSKEEKEQFELKILAESLFKDKKKSYAKSLGPKFHNDRLGAEFKALRQSFTNNILPRDETIKYATPVIKYDRHGYKPRERVLILTENAVYILDTLKTFKLKHRLPYKSIEELVVTGESDNLLIVRIPPELKKDKGDLILEVPYIIEALTKAIDITNNPNILKIVHTESVSHKLVSGKEGVIEFRTGTTPAISKNRQSGHLLVVNTNSAA